Within Vicia villosa cultivar HV-30 ecotype Madison, WI linkage group LG1, Vvil1.0, whole genome shotgun sequence, the genomic segment AACACCACATTGTCAACCGGACCCAACCAATCAAACACCTTCCTCCACAAGCCGGATAAAACCTTACAACCGCCTAAAAGATGATGAAGATTTTCCTCCTCCAAGTGGCAAAAAACACAAGATAAACCTCCATCTTCCAAAGAAATACCCCGCTTAAATAATTGGTCCTTAGTGGCTAATCTATCTAGCGTTTATAATAAAAGTGTTATTATTAATTcaggtaatttttattttattctaacttATGATAGTGCCCGTGACAAAAGAGCTGTTATAAACTTTGGAGTTACATATTTAATAGCGTTTTATATATATGCGCTATTAAATAGGTGATATTATTGTTCAAAAATGTAGTAGTGATAGAATAAAAACGAAAAACAGACTCTAAGAAACTTAAATGTTTTGTCATAATTAATATTGTTAAAATCTTTAGGAATGAAGCATATTTTTAGAAAATCTAGTGCAATGACTCTATAACAGGTTCCTGATTTGGCATAGTGTTGGTGAAATTAaaacaactaacataactaatattaataagaaaatcACTTGTAGAAGATTTGACAATCTTCATAAACAATAATAGTAATAACATAATTTCATGCAATTACATTTACGCAAACAAAGCTATCAACGTCtccataaaacataaaaccaaaccatGTTTTTTGTTGCAGTACAATAaatcataataaaatataaatatcaaGAAAATAGTGAAAGAAAATATTTCAACACTTGATAATTctagtctgaatcatcttcataAGCTTGCATGTCATCATCAGGGAGTGAAAACAAAGATTCTGTATACACTATCGATGGGGATCCACGTGAAACTGCACTCTCTGGAAAGCATCTGTATGAGGAAACCCCTATAAGCTCTCCTTTGTCAGTATACCTCAACAATCTAGTCCCATCTGTTACAATGATATCACCATTTTTTGTAGAGCATAATGGAGAAAATTGATGAGGATTTAGGATTTGCATAGGGAAAAAAATAGCCTTAATCCAAGACGAATGCACATTGTATTCTTTCATCAaccatatttcaattctactatttttaCAATCCATAGTCCATAACCTTAGAAATTCTCGATATACCCACAACTCATAATGATCAGAATTATGGCCAACACCATTTGGATAAGGCATATCAAAAAGTTTCCTTTTTGTTAAATCAAATGCAATAATAACTTTCATCAATGAATCTGAATGTACAGCCACCATTTGTTTTTTTAtagacatttatttatttatttatggttttctAGTAAAACAgtcaaatttaatttattttttgctGTACATATGTTTTTGTAAaagatattatatttatataaaaggtattttaaattttttatttttcttatttatagacatttatttatttattctggtcttcttatatatatatatatatatatatatatatatatatatatatatatatatatatatatatgttaaattttttaattttttatttatatatttatttattttattttattatttacaccacgaaataattattttttattttaataaataaattattatttctttaataattatCCATTAACTAGCATTTCTTTAATGATTACCTCCCACTAATTTACTATTTCTTTTACCTACTTTTTTCTTCCTAAAAATCTATATTTTAAGTAACcatgattaatttttttaataaatattatttttatataataatattaataataataataataaatttatataaactcACCCCGCCTAATTTtccattaaattataataataaaaaatgaaaataaaaaaaaataaatggatAGCATATCTATTTCTCTGAACACTTTCTTTTTTGTAGGCTTTCGCATCGGTTTCGGACCTACGTAGTAGATCGGCTAATTCGACTCGTGCAACTAAACACGTGAACTGTCCAAGCGTTGTTTCTACTAAAAATTGAACACTTTCTCTCCATGCATATTCCAACGTAGCACCCAATTAACTATCCAAACCATTAATTCACTTAGTGCGTAACAGTTATACATGTCAATTATGCATTTTTAATTAGATgaaatattttcctttttaaatatatgatttttattttctcttcatacTCTCTTCAtatgtttaaatattattatttattaattttaaattatttttttatagatgTGGATTCGAAGCACCACACAAAAGGTTTTTAGACTTAAGAACATAGGAGATTGTGGAACGTGTCCCTCAAGCTAGAAGAAATATCTTTAACTTCAAATATaagatttttatttcattatcatatattttaattttattattgttaattcttaattatatatattttgtagaTGTGAATTTGAAGATCACaaaaaaaggtttttagaaaCAAAAATGTAGGATGATTATAGTTCACAAGAATCATCTTTCTCATGTCAGAGGAATATATCCCTCTTTaagtttatgttatttattttctctttatatatttcaatttttttattgtttattattttttaattatattttttttaagatgTGGATTTAAAGtatcacaataaaaaaaaattagaagtaTAAATGTAGGAGATGGTAGAGACCGCTACCTCATGTAGTGgtaaattttctcttattttatgaCTTTCAATATTGCCAATGGATGAAAACTAGTTCTAAGACTTCTGAATAGAAAACACAATAATGAATTGTTGCAATTTTCTTTAGTAATCAGCATGACAACTAAATGTCGGAAGCCTTCAACCAGCCTCTATGACTTAAATTGCTATAGGACTCTGCAATTATCTGCAACAAAGAAAAATACAGCACAAATAATTAAGGTGAAATAGACACGACCAACCAAACCTTCATAAAAAATATTGCAACTTTTAATAGAATGATAAAATTAGAGAAGTTCGGTTTAGATTCATAAGAACACAGTGACTAATCAGGTTTCCCAGCATTCGATATTTATCTTCATACATTCTGCATATTCACAGTTGTTGGATTAAAATCAGacgattaaaattttaaattcaatatttttattttaaagcaAATTGAAATCTACATTAAAAGTGTTTTCTTTCTGAACCAACCCATAATTCAGTTCTTGGTCTATATAATTCAGTTCCATTAAGCCGTTTAGAGTTTAAATAGATACATGGATATGATAAAGTCTCCAGTTTTTCTCTTCCTTTAatagaataaaaaagaaaatagattCTAAGAAGCTTAAGTGTTTTATCATAATTGATATTGTTAAAATCTTTAcgaattaatcatatttttataaaatctagggttaaatgcaattcaccccctgccattaggACGTGTTTCAGATTTGCCTCcctgaacttttttttttttaagaagacaCCCTTATAAAAGTGTAAAGCCAAAttcaccacacccttttactACTCATGCTGACTGGGCATTGACTGAATGGCTGACATGACAAAGGAATAATTGCTGACTGTAATCCTGAGTTTATTTCTTAGTGTCTCACGCTCAATTCCTAATTTTATGCAGCAAGCAATTTTCACGTTCTCATCACTCACGCAGAACAACGACAACAACTCCACCTCGTGCAATCTCATCAGAatgcaaaaagaagaagaagaatagaaagtgaatagaagaagaagataaagagCGTTACCTGAGTTTCACGGTGGTCGGGAATCTCCGCCACCGTACCGGAAATTAAGGTCCCCCAAACAGGTTCTTCTTATATGATTTTTACTCTTATATATGTGTCTTCGTCTAATTAGAACATTTCTTGCTTCAAATTGTGTGGAATTGCGTTTTCACCTGTGAATTTTAGACTTAGGGTAATCGTCAGGCTCATGGGTCTTGACTCGTTACCGACGGATTCCGTTGCAAAGCTACAAAGATCTGCTTCCGAGTCCAGAGTTTCCAGAGATCGGTCCAATAATTCTAATGTTGTTAATGTTCATGCTAATAAAAATGCTaatgttattaattcttattCTTATGGAACAATCGATGATAACCGATTGTGGAATGGTAGAGTTGCAGAGGGAAGTAGAGGGAAACAGAATCACAATAAGGGAACAATAATGGTACAAAAGAAGAGTTTCTACGATGCTGCAGATTTCTTCCCTGAACCGAAGTACAATGTTTCGATCTCAGAAGAGATAGAGAAAAGGTTGAAAGTTAAAGAAGATAACACAGTCAACAATTATTCCTTTGCCACGTCAGCCATTCAGTCAATACCCAGTCAGCATGAATagtaaaagggtgtggtgaaTTTGGCTTTACACTTTTATAAGGGtgtcttcttaaaaaaaaagtTCAGGGGGGCAAATCTGAAACatgccctaatggcagggggtgaaTTGCATTTAACCATAAAATCTATAACAGGTTCCTGCTTTGGCATATTATTGGTGACATTAAAACTACTAATACAACTAACATTAAGAAGAAAATCACTTGTAGAAGATTTGACAATCTTTATTTCATTCAATTACATTTACATATGCATAAATAACACTAATGACACAAACAAAGCTGTCAACATTTCCAATAAACATAAAACCGGATAATcctagtctgaatcatcttcataAGCTTGCGTGTCATCATCAGGGAGTGAAAACAAAGATTCTGTATACACTATCGATGGGGGTCCACGTGAAACTTCACTATCTGGAAAGCATCTGTATGAGGAACCCTCGATAAGCTCTCCTTTGTCGGTATACCTCAACAATCTAGTCCCATCTGTTACAATGATATCACCATTGTTTGTAGAGCATATTGGAAAAATTGATGAGGAGATAGGATTTGCACAGCGAAAACAATAGCCTTAATCCAAGACGAATTCACATTGTATTCTTTCATCAACCATATTTCAGTTCTACTAGTTTCACAATCCATAGCCCATAAACTAAGAAATTCTTGATATACCCACAACTCATAATGATCAGAATTATGGCCAACACCATTTGGATACGGCATATCAAAAAGTTTCCTTTCTGTTAAATCAAATGCAATAATAACTTTCATCAAAGAATCTGAATGTACAGCCACCCAATGAATAGCATCGTTAAAGAGTGGTCCTACTATGGGCTCTATCTTGTCGATCGTATAAAGGAAGTAAGTATCCTCAAATTCCTTCCACTTGTTATCTTTCAATGAGAAGTATTCCAAACGTGAAAAATCTTCCTGGGCTAGAATACAGGACAATGAAACCACCAAGTAATCATCTCTTAACTAATCATATCCGAAACCGTATAGATAATACAAATAACGTAAATCTAAATTTGTTTCATATTCACCTGGAGCTAAAGGTGTTTGTTTGTGAACATTGGTGCATGGAGTAAATATGCAGAAACTcgaagaatattggaaaaatataaagcCTCTACAGAAACTTATAATTTGAATAAGAGAATCAGGTTGGGGATGCAAAAAATTGAACCGTTTAACAGAAGCATTCTCTAAGTCAAATTGTTCTTCAAAATCTATAGATGTTGTTTGGCCtaaatcatttgatatgaattcaaTTCCACGAGTGAGTGTTGTATGTTGAAAATGCAATACGAAAAAATTGGGATCAGAGATAAGAGAAAACCATGGTTTAGAAATGCATTTGAAACGAATAAGAGACTTCACCGGTAAAGTTAGAAGGATTGAAGTTATCAGTTCTCCAGGCACATAAGGTTTCGTTGTTGTCGTGGTCTTCGTCTTATCCATGCTTCTTCTGCTGTTCGTCTTTTTCTTATCGTTTTTTGTGCTAATAGCATATGAactttttttcattatttaaggttttttaaatgaatatcaatattttatactttgtaagcttttaaattttgagttaaaaggtagtgcattgacagtgtaaaataattttacattgtcatccaatagaaaatcataaatgtgtcatgtcattaagttttttttttaataaaaaaatggtttaattggatacatacATGAGTGGTGATTGGTTggcagtgtaaaaatattttacactgtcagtgcatcaccgcTTTTCTCTtagcatcaccccttttctcttaaattttttacaaatttctttttagaaaattttcaatgtcaacttttattttaacaaatttcCTTTTTAGTTTTCGATATCAAATTTTAGTCTGCCTTGTTAAATGAATATAAGGCACTTGGTTGACTGGACGTGGAGGATTTGGCTGACTGGGCATTTGAattccttgtttggctgactggacttGTATAATATGTTTAATAAGCAAAAACCATTCAAAAATTTTGTCAAACCCAAGATTCGAACCTAGTACATGCATGTTACCAACCAACTCTCCCACCAACTAAAGTATATCGTCTTATTGAGTTTTTTCGTTTCAAActcaatttaatatatattatttacgttttaactatttttataaaCTAACCCTAATTAACGTTTTATAtagtatataataataaattaacaataattaataacTAACATATTAATTATGCAGTTTATtcccattgcctattaaaaaaaaattatgcagTTTATTATTATGCAGTTTGAAAAATGCAGTTTgttaaattaacatatattatgcaGTTTGTTAATATAGTGtgttaatataataattttttataaattaacatatattatgcagtttgttaatttttgaaaaacgttaaatTAACATACATTTGTTAAATCAATATGCAGAGTAAAAAAGTTTATAATatgtttgttttatatattaaaagtatatatatatatatatatatatatatatatatatatatatatatatatatatataattaaactgttttaaaaaaatgttagtttaataaaaaatatttaaaaacgctattaaaaatgatttataaCTGAATTTTTAAGAAAGATATATATTAAATATGTTAGTTAAAacgttaataattaaaaatagttagttaaataatttgttaaaaatgatataataaaaatagttaGTTAAAAATGAATAGATgtagtttataaaaatgtttgtttataaattgttagtttataaaattttgttagtttataaaatgaataaaatgtagtttataaaaatgtttgtttttaaatgatattcaaaaatttatttatttgttaatttataaaaaaatatataaattaacgttaatataaaaaaatttagtataaaacaaaataaatgttgttaacgttaatataaaaaaatttaacatatatataaaacaaaaaaaatgttaacAGTTTTTATTCAGTTAAAAGATTAATAAGATTAATAAGACataaatttaacatatatataaaacaaaaaaaaatggttAGTAATTAATATGTAcagtttttagtttttattcaGTTTAAtaagaaaagtaaataaaaaacatttggtTTCAACAAAAAAGTGTAGCTCAGTTGGTTGAGATATTACTCATTATCATACTAGTAGTAGGCGTCGATAAATCACAACCGTTAATTTGTTATAAGGGTTTgacttttatttcaattttttaaaaagtaatataattgagtggttgtagtgtattgatagtgtaaaaatctTTACACTGAAAGTGCATAGCAATTAAACTCTAAcaaatttcttttttagttttcaatatcaaatttaattttagtttacaTTGTTAAATGAATATAAGGCACGAATAAATAGAATATTTTAATGTAAGGAAtttgattaatatttttaatataaattactattaaaaataataaaaataaattaaatatctcatcaaa encodes:
- the LOC131604097 gene encoding uncharacterized protein LOC131604097, coding for MVAVHSDSLMKVIIAFDLTKRKLFDMPYPNGVGHNSDHYELWVYREFLRLWTMDCKNSRIEIWLMKEYNVHSSWIKAIFFPMQILNPHQFSPLCSTKNGDIIVTDGTRLLRYTDKGELIGVSSYRCFPESAVSRGSPSIVYTESLFSLPDDDMQAYEDDSD
- the LOC131604184 gene encoding F-box protein CPR1-like, encoding MKKSSYAISTKNDKKKTNSRRSMDKTKTTTTTKPYVPGELITSILLTLPVKSLIRFKCISKPWFSLISDPNFFVLHFQHTTLTRGIEFISNDLGQTTSIDFEEQFDLENASVKRFNFLHPQPDSLIQIISFCRGFIFFQYSSSFCIFTPCTNVHKQTPLAPAQEDFSRLEYFSLKDNKWKEFEDTYFLYTIDKIEPIVGPLFNDAIHWVAVHSDSLMKVIIAFDLTERKLFDMPYPNGVGHNSDHYELWVYQEFLSLWAMDCETSRTEIWLMKEYNVNSSWIKAIVFAVQILSPHQFFQYALQTMVISL